The following proteins are co-located in the Planctomycetota bacterium genome:
- a CDS encoding fasciclin domain-containing protein — MSHLLPISLASAAIAALAGTANAGGCGYGNTASNSNNSVFISHHEEERPSIFELALTTESPSLKTLATLVAAADLDAALSSGEFTVFAPTDEAFGKLPDGTVSTLLGEDGRPTLKTILTYHVVAGTITSDAIPAGTTKVKTLAGKTLEVTRHGSDIRINGNKVIAADVAATNGVVHVIGGVLLPNLVRTATRPGAKDCCS, encoded by the coding sequence ATGTCCCACCTCCTCCCCATCAGCCTTGCTTCCGCCGCCATCGCCGCCCTTGCTGGCACCGCCAACGCCGGTGGTTGCGGTTACGGCAACACGGCCTCGAACAGCAACAACTCGGTCTTCATCTCGCATCACGAGGAAGAGCGTCCGAGCATCTTCGAGCTGGCTCTGACCACGGAGTCGCCGTCGCTTAAGACGCTCGCCACGCTGGTCGCGGCCGCCGACCTGGACGCTGCCCTGTCGAGCGGTGAGTTCACCGTCTTTGCCCCGACCGATGAGGCCTTCGGCAAGTTGCCCGACGGCACCGTCAGCACGCTTCTCGGCGAAGACGGTCGTCCGACGCTCAAGACCATCCTGACCTACCACGTCGTCGCAGGCACGATCACGTCCGACGCGATCCCGGCCGGAACGACGAAGGTCAAGACGCTCGCGGGCAAGACGCTCGAAGTCACCCGTCACGGCAGCGACATCCGCATCAACGGCAACAAGGTCATCGCGGCCGACGTCGCGGCTACCAACGGTGTCGTCCACGTGATCGGTGGCGTGTTGTTGCCGAACTTAGTCCGCACCGCGACTCGGCCAGGTGCCAAGGATTGCTGCTCCTGA